From the genome of Hymenobacter sp. PAMC 26628, one region includes:
- a CDS encoding vWA domain-containing protein: MKNLLLLLLPLALGAPARAQEPAPLPAPVIRPRGIVLMDTTTARAIAISGTVRDGQGPLPGATVLIKGTTRGTSTDAQGHYLLLVPRSGRVTLVFSMVGYTTQQRRVGKDVVIDVVLKPNTQALEEVVVTGYGTVRDKSANYSVSTVTMGRVAGVAIQRSPAAAGFFPGAPAPYPARPEAGAGDTYAHVAENAFQAVQKEPLSTFALDVDNVSYANVRRFLTEGQLPPADAVRVEEMLNYFHYDYPAPAPASPDPVRISTELAVCPWNPAHQLARIGIRARSVEISALPPANLVFLVDVSGSMQGPDRLGLVQAGLRLLVRQLRPQDRVALVAYAGAAGLVLPPTPGNQPEAILGAIERLEAGGSTAGGAGLRLAYATARQYFQKAGNNRVILATDGDFNVGESSDAALEQLIVNERESGVFLTVLGCGRGNLRDARMETLADKGNGNYAYLDNLAEAQRVLVAQFGGTLFTVAQDVKLQVEFNPARVAHYRLVGYENRLLAAEDFNNDRKDAGELGAGHIVTALYELVPTGAPQPLVDGLKYQHQPAATAPGDPSADVLTVKLRFKQPQGHTSQLLTQALTGTAAPVAQASADFRFAAAVAQFGLLLRQSPQAGTATWAATAALAAGSRGPDADGYRAELVRLVGLAQGLSGAGAVGVR, encoded by the coding sequence ATGAAAAACCTCCTGCTTCTGTTGCTCCCGCTGGCCCTGGGGGCCCCTGCCCGCGCCCAAGAGCCCGCCCCGCTGCCGGCCCCCGTCATCCGGCCCCGCGGCATTGTGCTGATGGACACCACTACGGCCCGGGCCATTGCCATCAGCGGCACCGTGCGCGACGGCCAGGGCCCGCTGCCCGGCGCCACGGTGCTCATTAAAGGCACCACGCGCGGCACCAGCACCGATGCCCAAGGCCACTACCTGCTGCTGGTACCGCGCAGCGGGCGGGTCACGCTGGTGTTTTCAATGGTGGGCTATACCACTCAGCAGCGGCGCGTGGGCAAAGACGTGGTCATAGATGTGGTGTTGAAGCCTAACACCCAGGCGCTCGAAGAAGTGGTGGTGACGGGCTACGGAACCGTGCGTGATAAATCCGCAAACTATAGCGTAAGCACGGTGACGATGGGCAGGGTGGCCGGCGTAGCCATCCAGCGCAGCCCCGCCGCGGCCGGCTTCTTCCCCGGGGCCCCCGCGCCTTACCCCGCCCGGCCCGAGGCTGGCGCCGGCGACACCTACGCCCACGTGGCCGAAAATGCCTTCCAAGCCGTTCAGAAAGAGCCGCTCAGCACCTTTGCCCTCGACGTGGACAACGTCAGCTACGCCAACGTGCGCCGCTTCCTCACCGAAGGGCAGCTGCCCCCGGCCGACGCCGTGCGGGTGGAGGAAATGCTGAACTACTTCCACTACGACTACCCCGCTCCCGCCCCCGCCAGCCCCGACCCCGTGCGCATCAGCACCGAGCTGGCCGTGTGCCCCTGGAACCCCGCGCACCAGCTGGCGCGCATCGGCATCCGGGCCCGCAGCGTGGAAATCAGCGCCTTGCCGCCCGCCAACCTGGTGTTTTTGGTCGACGTGTCGGGCTCGATGCAGGGCCCCGACCGCCTCGGCCTGGTGCAGGCCGGCCTGCGGCTGCTCGTGCGCCAGCTGCGGCCGCAGGACCGCGTGGCCCTGGTGGCCTACGCCGGGGCCGCCGGCCTGGTGCTGCCGCCCACACCCGGCAACCAGCCCGAGGCCATCTTGGGGGCCATTGAGCGGCTGGAGGCGGGCGGCTCCACGGCCGGCGGCGCGGGCCTGCGCCTGGCCTACGCCACGGCCCGGCAGTACTTCCAGAAAGCGGGCAATAACCGCGTGATTTTGGCCACCGACGGCGACTTCAACGTGGGCGAAAGCTCGGACGCCGCGCTGGAACAACTAATTGTGAACGAGCGCGAAAGCGGCGTGTTCCTGACCGTGCTGGGCTGTGGCCGCGGCAACCTGCGCGATGCCCGCATGGAAACCCTGGCCGACAAAGGCAACGGCAACTACGCCTACCTCGACAACCTCGCCGAGGCCCAGCGCGTGCTGGTGGCGCAGTTCGGCGGCACGCTTTTCACCGTGGCCCAAGACGTGAAGTTGCAGGTCGAGTTCAACCCCGCCCGCGTGGCCCACTACCGCCTCGTGGGCTACGAAAACCGCTTACTGGCCGCCGAAGACTTCAACAACGACCGCAAAGACGCCGGCGAGCTGGGCGCGGGCCACATCGTCACGGCCCTCTACGAACTGGTGCCCACGGGGGCCCCGCAGCCGCTGGTAGACGGCCTGAAGTACCAGCACCAGCCCGCAGCCACCGCGCCCGGGGACCCCAGCGCCGACGTGCTCACCGTGAAGCTGCGCTTCAAGCAGCCGCAGGGCCACACCAGCCAACTGCTAACGCAGGCACTCACGGGAACTGCCGCACCCGTGGCGCAGGCCTCGGCCGATTTCCGGTTTGCCGCCGCCGTGGCCCAGTTTGGGCTGCTGCTGCGCCAAAGCCCGCAGGCCGGCACCGCCACCTGGGCCGCCACCGCCGCGCTGGCCGCCGGCAGCCGGGGCCCCGACGCCGACGGCTACCGCGCCGAGCTGGTGCGCCTCGTGGGCCTGGCCCAGGGCCTGAGTGGCGCCGGGGCCGTGGGCGTGCGCTGA
- a CDS encoding RNA polymerase sigma factor, whose amino-acid sequence MFFRRSPPAAAAPPSDQELLARYRMRGDVADLGELFDRHLPMVFATCRRYLAPPDEDAQDASMQLFEYLVGALQKHAPDNFPAWLHATARNHCLMQLRARQRAGPSAGPLLISLPDAADVELAAARHLPDAAAADEAAAITETTLQALEHALAQLPEGQRRCLELFFLENKSYHEVAGALGLDLGQVKSHLQNGKRTLRRLLTDHPAPAAVPAHAPRR is encoded by the coding sequence ATGTTTTTCCGCCGCTCCCCGCCCGCCGCCGCCGCGCCGCCCTCCGACCAGGAGCTGCTGGCCCGCTACCGCATGCGCGGCGACGTGGCCGACCTCGGCGAGCTATTCGACCGGCACTTGCCGATGGTGTTTGCCACCTGCCGCCGCTACCTGGCCCCGCCCGACGAGGACGCCCAGGACGCGAGTATGCAGCTGTTTGAGTACCTGGTGGGGGCCCTGCAAAAGCACGCGCCCGACAACTTCCCCGCCTGGCTGCACGCCACCGCCCGCAACCACTGCCTGATGCAGCTGCGCGCCCGCCAGCGCGCCGGCCCCAGCGCGGGGCCCCTGCTCATCAGCCTGCCCGACGCGGCCGATGTGGAATTGGCCGCCGCCCGGCATCTTCCCGATGCCGCGGCGGCCGACGAAGCCGCGGCAATCACCGAAACCACCCTGCAAGCCCTGGAACACGCCCTTGCGCAACTACCCGAGGGCCAGCGCCGCTGCCTGGAGCTGTTTTTTCTCGAAAATAAATCGTACCACGAAGTGGCCGGGGCCCTCGGCCTCGACCTCGGCCAAGTGAAAAGCCACCTGCAAAACGGCAAGCGCACGCTGCGCCGTCTCCTCACCGACCACCCGGCCCCGGCCGCCGTTCCCGCCCATGCCCCCCGCCGCTGA
- a CDS encoding energy transducer TonB, with the protein MPPAADLLPAALAAPRGPHPAADTLRQYAAGTLAPAQQHQVEAHALDCPRCADVLAGLAQTDAATTDQALAALRRRLHARVAAEAAPRPTASAWHWPRLAVAAVVVAGLAGGGLWQWQHQAAPTSEVATVAAPPAAAESSVAAAASAGAPVPPVAATNPTEASEPLATTAAAPARRRPAPAVAYETQRMATRRKASAGVDNENIADMSAAADDAAARAPAPVAVLAAAPKAAADSVAAPLGEVAMSRAAPVAPVTKTRALMGRVAGVAVVPTVPTESTAVAQRLSFTAPANSAVVGAMPAAPALAPAPVGGLGPLREQLRRAATEFVPEEAPLKGNVRVRFTVGDDGKLSNLKVVRGLRADYDAEALRLVCEGPAWVPGVSGGRRAALPVELDVVF; encoded by the coding sequence ATGCCCCCCGCCGCTGACCTGCTGCCCGCGGCCCTCGCGGCCCCCCGCGGCCCCCACCCGGCCGCCGACACGCTACGCCAGTACGCGGCCGGCACCCTCGCGCCCGCCCAGCAGCACCAGGTAGAAGCCCACGCCCTGGACTGCCCGCGCTGCGCCGACGTGCTCGCCGGCCTCGCCCAAACCGACGCTGCCACCACCGACCAGGCCCTGGCCGCCCTGCGCCGCCGCCTGCACGCCCGCGTGGCCGCCGAAGCCGCCCCACGCCCCACCGCCAGCGCCTGGCACTGGCCGCGCCTGGCCGTGGCCGCCGTCGTAGTGGCCGGCCTGGCGGGCGGCGGCTTGTGGCAGTGGCAGCACCAGGCCGCTCCCACCTCCGAAGTAGCCACCGTGGCCGCGCCACCCGCAGCCGCAGAATCTTCGGTCGCAGCTGCTGCTTCGGCGGGGGCCCCCGTGCCACCGGTCGCCGCCACAAACCCTACCGAAGCGTCGGAGCCGCTCGCCACCACGGCCGCCGCTCCTGCTAGGCGGCGGCCCGCTCCAGCCGTTGCTTACGAGACCCAGCGCATGGCCACCAGGAGAAAGGCTTCGGCAGGCGTTGATAACGAGAATATTGCGGATATGAGCGCGGCCGCGGACGATGCGGCTGCCAGGGCCCCGGCGCCCGTAGCAGTGCTGGCGGCAGCCCCCAAAGCGGCCGCCGATTCCGTAGCGGCGCCGCTGGGCGAGGTAGCCATGAGCAGGGCCGCGCCGGTCGCACCAGTTACCAAGACCAGGGCCCTAATGGGCCGCGTGGCGGGCGTGGCCGTGGTGCCCACCGTGCCCACCGAAAGCACCGCTGTGGCGCAACGCCTATCATTCACGGCACCCGCCAACAGCGCCGTGGTGGGCGCTATGCCCGCCGCGCCGGCCTTGGCGCCCGCGCCGGTGGGCGGCCTGGGGCCCCTGCGTGAGCAGCTGCGCCGCGCCGCCACCGAGTTTGTGCCCGAAGAAGCACCCCTGAAGGGCAATGTGCGGGTCCGCTTCACGGTGGGCGACGACGGTAAACTCAGCAACCTGAAAGTGGTGCGCGGCTTGCGCGCCGACTACGACGCGGAGGCCCTGCGCCTGGTGTGCGAGGGCCCCGCCTGGGTGCCTGGCGTATCTGGCGGCCGCCGCGCCGCTTTGCCCGTGGAGCTGGACGTGGTGTTTTAG
- a CDS encoding proline iminopeptidase-family hydrolase: MKILSTLQRAAGALGAAALLAACNPPAATETSAAAGGPSAYFAPTETGVKTGGVQVIPIKRPKGTFNVWTKRFGNNAKIKVLLLNGGPGATHEYFECMESFLPKEGVEFIYYDQLGCGNSDNPRDTAMWSLPRYVEEVEQVRQALKLDSTNFYLLGHSWGGILAAEYAFKYQKNLKGLIISNMMMSCPAYGKYADEVLAKQMKPAVLAEIRKIEAAKDFSNPRYMGLLEPNFYAQHLCRIVPNPEPVTRAMSKINQSLYVTMQGPSEFGISGKLTHWDRVPDLPKLSVPFLSIGGQYDTMDPAHMRMIATKVQKGAALICPQGSHMSMYDDQETYMKGLLTFLKSVDDKSFKAGMAM, encoded by the coding sequence ATGAAAATCCTTTCCACGCTGCAACGGGCCGCCGGGGCCCTGGGCGCCGCCGCCCTGCTCGCCGCCTGCAACCCGCCCGCCGCTACTGAAACCAGCGCCGCCGCGGGGGGCCCCAGCGCCTACTTCGCGCCCACCGAGACGGGCGTAAAAACCGGCGGCGTGCAGGTCATCCCCATCAAAAGGCCCAAGGGTACGTTCAACGTGTGGACCAAGCGGTTTGGCAATAACGCGAAAATCAAGGTGTTGCTGCTGAACGGGGGCCCCGGCGCCACCCACGAGTACTTCGAGTGCATGGAAAGCTTCCTACCCAAGGAAGGCGTGGAATTCATTTACTACGACCAGCTCGGCTGCGGCAACTCCGACAACCCGCGCGACACCGCCATGTGGAGCCTGCCGCGCTACGTGGAGGAAGTAGAGCAGGTGCGCCAGGCCCTGAAGCTCGACAGCACCAACTTCTACCTGCTGGGCCACTCCTGGGGCGGCATCCTGGCCGCCGAGTACGCCTTCAAGTATCAGAAAAACCTGAAAGGACTCATCATCAGCAATATGATGATGAGCTGCCCGGCCTACGGCAAATACGCCGACGAGGTGCTGGCCAAGCAGATGAAGCCCGCAGTACTGGCCGAAATCCGCAAAATCGAGGCCGCCAAGGATTTCAGTAACCCGCGCTACATGGGCCTGCTCGAACCCAACTTCTACGCCCAGCACCTGTGCCGCATCGTGCCCAACCCCGAGCCAGTGACGCGCGCCATGAGCAAAATCAACCAGTCGCTGTACGTCACCATGCAGGGCCCCAGCGAGTTCGGCATTTCGGGCAAGCTCACGCACTGGGACCGGGTGCCCGACCTGCCCAAGCTCTCGGTGCCGTTCCTCTCCATCGGCGGGCAGTACGATACAATGGACCCGGCCCACATGCGCATGATTGCCACCAAAGTGCAAAAAGGCGCCGCCCTCATCTGCCCCCAAGGCAGCCACATGAGCATGTACGACGACCAGGAAACCTACATGAAAGGCCTCCTAACCTTCCTCAAATCGGTGGACGACAAGTCGTTCAAAGCCGGCATGGCAATGTAA
- a CDS encoding S9 family peptidase — protein MKKTTLILLALGLAQAARAQQGPEPVKVTDLLKIQQVGNVTLTRDGRRAAFTVLSVEPDEKNKADYKNVTQLYQVGTAAGAQPRQLTSSREGAGQPAWSPDGRQLAFVRTVDEKPQVFIMPADGGEARQLTRYKFGAGAPKWSPDGRQILFSAPVPLRELLRDSVLNAAKAVPGWSFEKPGFAKNSLLGPAKPNADGNLAEIRAYLDKDEVDKKAKVLDNLNFQDEKEVSAEQNYTQFFLVSATEAGAQPIAVTHGFYRFSQAEFTPDGQHLVLLAALDSLRHPDRAQENGLYLTDRAGRHPRLLLGRDSTAYSGFRVSPSGKWLAFQQEPTGRVAVPTLALLPLNGGAKEVITIPFDRSKGALAWSSDEKYVYFTAQANGGAPLYRANVKTRKVEKLSSDDTGILSFDVAQGRVVFAQTGVRNPSDLFVADAGLRRVQRAGTFNDWLKNRQLSMPEKHSFVNDKGLTVEYWVMKPTAYQAGRKYPLLLDIHGGPAAMWGPGEASMWHEFQYFAAQGYGVVYGNPRGSGGYGQQFLRANINDWGTGPSADVLGYLDKTVAEGWANPQKLVVTGGSYAGYLVAWIIAHDHRFQAACSQRGVYDLATFFGEGNAWRLVPNYFGGYPWEPAVRAVLTRESPITYVQNITTPYIIFHGESDRRTGFVQGEMMYRSLKVLGRPVEYVRHPGGTHELTRAGDNRQRIDQMLRTYEFFERYINTKAVVAQ, from the coding sequence ATGAAAAAAACTACCCTTATCCTCCTGGCCCTTGGCCTCGCCCAAGCCGCCCGGGCCCAGCAGGGCCCCGAGCCGGTAAAGGTGACCGACTTGCTGAAAATCCAGCAGGTGGGCAACGTAACGCTGACGCGCGACGGGCGCCGGGCAGCCTTCACGGTGCTCAGCGTGGAGCCCGACGAGAAGAACAAGGCCGACTACAAGAACGTGACCCAACTCTACCAAGTAGGCACTGCGGCGGGAGCCCAGCCGCGCCAGCTCACGTCTTCTAGAGAAGGCGCGGGCCAGCCGGCCTGGAGCCCCGACGGCCGGCAGCTGGCCTTCGTGCGCACGGTGGATGAGAAACCGCAGGTGTTCATTATGCCCGCCGACGGGGGCGAAGCCCGCCAGCTGACGCGCTACAAGTTCGGCGCCGGGGCCCCCAAGTGGTCGCCCGACGGCCGGCAAATCCTGTTTTCGGCGCCCGTGCCGCTGCGCGAGTTGCTGCGCGATTCGGTGCTGAACGCGGCGAAGGCCGTGCCGGGCTGGTCGTTTGAAAAGCCCGGCTTCGCCAAGAACAGCCTGCTAGGCCCTGCCAAGCCCAACGCCGACGGCAACCTGGCCGAAATCCGCGCCTACCTCGACAAAGACGAGGTGGACAAGAAGGCCAAGGTGCTGGATAACCTGAACTTCCAGGACGAAAAGGAGGTGTCGGCGGAGCAGAACTACACGCAGTTTTTCCTCGTCAGCGCCACCGAGGCGGGGGCCCAGCCCATAGCGGTTACCCACGGCTTCTACCGGTTTTCGCAGGCTGAGTTCACGCCCGACGGCCAGCACCTGGTGCTGCTCGCCGCCCTCGATTCGCTGCGCCACCCCGACCGCGCCCAGGAAAACGGCCTTTACCTAACCGACCGCGCCGGCCGCCACCCGCGCCTGCTGCTGGGCCGCGACAGCACCGCGTATTCCGGCTTCCGGGTGTCGCCCTCGGGCAAGTGGCTGGCCTTCCAGCAGGAGCCCACTGGGCGCGTGGCCGTACCCACGCTGGCCCTACTACCGCTGAACGGTGGCGCCAAGGAAGTGATTACCATCCCGTTTGACCGCAGCAAAGGCGCCCTGGCCTGGAGCAGCGACGAAAAATACGTCTACTTCACGGCCCAGGCCAACGGAGGGGCCCCGCTGTACCGGGCCAACGTAAAAACCAGAAAAGTCGAAAAACTCTCGTCCGACGACACCGGCATCCTGAGCTTCGACGTGGCCCAGGGCCGGGTGGTATTTGCCCAAACTGGCGTGCGCAACCCTTCGGATTTGTTTGTGGCCGACGCCGGGCTGCGCCGGGTGCAGCGCGCCGGCACCTTCAACGACTGGTTGAAAAACCGGCAATTATCTATGCCCGAAAAGCATAGCTTCGTGAACGACAAGGGCTTGACGGTGGAGTACTGGGTGATGAAGCCCACCGCCTACCAGGCCGGCCGGAAGTATCCGCTGCTGCTCGACATCCACGGGGGCCCCGCGGCCATGTGGGGCCCCGGCGAGGCCAGCATGTGGCACGAATTCCAGTACTTCGCCGCCCAGGGCTACGGTGTGGTGTACGGCAACCCGCGCGGCTCCGGCGGCTACGGCCAGCAGTTCCTGCGCGCCAACATCAACGACTGGGGCACGGGCCCCAGCGCCGACGTGCTGGGCTACCTCGACAAAACCGTGGCCGAGGGCTGGGCCAACCCGCAGAAACTGGTAGTGACGGGTGGCTCGTACGCGGGCTACCTCGTGGCCTGGATCATCGCCCACGACCACCGCTTCCAGGCCGCTTGCTCGCAGCGCGGCGTGTACGATCTGGCCACGTTCTTCGGTGAGGGTAACGCTTGGCGTCTGGTGCCCAACTACTTCGGCGGCTACCCCTGGGAGCCGGCGGTGCGCGCCGTGCTCACCCGCGAGTCGCCCATCACCTACGTCCAGAACATCACCACGCCCTACATCATCTTCCACGGCGAGAGTGACCGGCGTACGGGCTTCGTGCAGGGTGAGATGATGTACCGCAGCCTCAAGGTACTGGGCCGCCCCGTGGAGTATGTGCGCCACCCCGGCGGTACCCACGAGCTGACCCGCGCCGGTGACAACCGCCAGCGCATCGACCAGATGCTGCGCACCTACGAGTTCTTCGAGCGGTATATCAATACTAAAGCTGTAGTGGCGCAGTAG
- a CDS encoding dipeptidase — protein sequence MLLTLAARPAGAQTAEAMLQARARALHERAFVVDSHQDTPGNLIKPGFDLARDHGPAEEAKVDFPKLKRGGVDAAFWAVYVGQGPRTPAGYAAIRPEVQAQFDAIHAAIRQHPAELALATTPAEARRIRRAGQRAIFIGMENGYPVGQDLALLQTYYDQGARYLTLCHSSNNDLCDSSTDPKGPEWQGLSPLGERAVREMNRLGMLVDVSHTSDSTFYDVLRLSRVPVIASHSGSRVLADMARNLTDDMLRDLARHGGVVQLNLFSPYVKTEEKTPARQAVEQAFCTKWGLKTFLNVYALPSADRTQALAEYVVIERNYPVPLANVADAANQIDHLVQVAGIDHVGIGSDFDGGTVLDGLADVGDFPNLTLELVRRGYSARALRKIWGGNLFRVMDAVAKGRSVDSTSPRG from the coding sequence TTGCTCCTAACCCTTGCCGCCCGGCCAGCCGGGGCCCAAACGGCCGAGGCGATGCTGCAAGCCCGCGCCCGGGCCCTGCACGAGCGCGCCTTTGTGGTTGATTCGCACCAGGATACGCCGGGCAACCTCATCAAACCCGGCTTCGATTTGGCCCGCGACCACGGACCGGCAGAAGAAGCCAAGGTAGACTTCCCCAAGCTGAAGCGCGGCGGGGTAGACGCCGCGTTTTGGGCGGTGTACGTGGGGCAGGGGCCCCGCACGCCGGCTGGCTACGCTGCCATCCGGCCGGAAGTGCAGGCCCAGTTCGATGCCATCCACGCCGCCATTCGCCAGCACCCGGCCGAGCTGGCGCTGGCCACCACGCCGGCCGAGGCGCGGCGCATTCGGCGGGCGGGCCAGCGGGCCATTTTCATCGGCATGGAAAACGGCTACCCCGTGGGCCAGGACCTGGCCCTGCTCCAAACCTATTACGACCAGGGCGCGCGCTACCTCACGCTGTGCCACTCCTCCAACAACGACCTCTGCGACTCCTCGACTGACCCCAAGGGCCCCGAGTGGCAGGGCCTCAGCCCGTTGGGCGAGCGGGCGGTGCGGGAAATGAACCGCTTGGGCATGCTGGTGGACGTGTCGCACACTTCCGACTCGACGTTTTACGACGTGCTGCGGCTGTCCCGGGTGCCGGTTATTGCCTCGCACTCGGGCAGCCGGGTGCTGGCCGACATGGCCCGCAACCTCACCGACGACATGCTGCGCGACCTGGCCCGCCACGGCGGCGTGGTGCAGCTCAACCTGTTCAGCCCCTACGTGAAAACGGAGGAGAAAACGCCCGCCCGCCAGGCCGTCGAGCAGGCGTTTTGCACCAAGTGGGGCCTCAAAACCTTCCTCAACGTGTACGCCCTGCCCTCCGCCGACCGCACCCAAGCCCTGGCCGAATACGTTGTTATTGAACGCAATTACCCCGTGCCGCTGGCCAACGTGGCGGACGCGGCCAACCAAATCGACCACCTAGTGCAAGTGGCTGGCATCGACCATGTGGGCATCGGCTCCGACTTTGACGGTGGCACTGTACTCGACGGCCTGGCCGACGTAGGCGACTTCCCCAACCTGACCCTGGAGCTGGTGCGCCGCGGTTATTCGGCCCGGGCCCTGCGCAAAATCTGGGGCGGCAACCTGTTTCGGGTGATGGACGCCGTGGCCAAGGGCCGTAGCGTGGACTCTACGAGTCCGCGCGGTTGA
- a CDS encoding transferrin receptor-like dimerization domain-containing protein yields MLKHYSLLLAASLLAPAAHAQTVSPADVKPLLGFESAAAAAEYQLETKFDAQLKAGNLRDWMKRLSAHPHHVGSPYDKENADYMAGLFKSWGYDTRIDVSYVLFPTPKLRVLELVGPTKFVAGLTEKPVPEDATSGQTAEQLPTYNCFSRDGDVTAELVFVNYGIPKDYEELARRGIDVKGKVVIAKYGGSWRGIKPKVAAEMGAIGCLIYSDPKDDGYAQGDVYPKGPFKPETGAQRGSVLDMPTYPGDPLTPGYGSTKNAKRLDYRKAPTITQIPVLPISYGDALPLLTALAGPMAPADWRGALPIPYHLGPGPARVHLQLAFNWKTEPVYNVIATLKGSQYPGEWIMRGNHHDAWVNGASDPLSGMVAELEEARALGELVKTGWRPKRTVMFCAWDGEEPGLLGSTEWAETNAKDIQQHVVAYLNTDNSDRGFLGVAGSHTLEKFFNQVGRDVMDPEKQVSIIERRKSLDMVSGTPEAQKDARDRPDLRIGALGAGSDYSPYLQHLGIPALNVGFGGEGAGGEYHSIFDSFDDFTRFKDPTFAYGVALAQTMGRCVLRLADADVLPFEFQNLSNTVAKYGTEVKALAETMRTDTEKQTKLLADKRYDLVANPDQPLLPPKPQAAVPYLNFAPLDNALAKLEQSAQAYAQARRGPNKLSEDRKKELDQLLYQAEQQLLSAEGLPRRPWYRHQLYAPGFYTGYGVKTLPGIREAVEERKWAEADEQIRRTGAAIERFATQVDRATAVAGPAPAQ; encoded by the coding sequence ATGCTGAAACACTACTCGCTTCTGCTGGCTGCCAGCCTACTAGCCCCGGCCGCCCACGCCCAAACGGTCTCGCCGGCCGACGTCAAACCGCTGCTGGGCTTCGAGTCCGCCGCGGCGGCCGCCGAGTACCAGCTCGAAACCAAGTTCGACGCCCAGCTGAAGGCCGGCAACCTGCGGGACTGGATGAAGCGGCTGTCGGCGCACCCGCACCACGTGGGCTCGCCCTACGACAAGGAAAACGCCGACTACATGGCCGGCCTGTTCAAGAGCTGGGGCTACGACACGCGGATTGACGTGTCGTACGTGCTGTTTCCGACGCCCAAGCTGCGCGTGCTGGAGCTGGTGGGCCCCACCAAGTTCGTGGCCGGCCTTACCGAAAAGCCGGTGCCCGAAGACGCCACTTCGGGCCAGACCGCCGAGCAGCTGCCCACCTACAACTGCTTCTCGCGGGACGGCGACGTGACCGCCGAGCTGGTGTTCGTGAACTACGGCATCCCCAAAGACTACGAGGAGCTGGCCCGCCGCGGCATCGACGTGAAGGGTAAAGTGGTGATTGCCAAGTACGGCGGCTCGTGGCGCGGCATCAAGCCCAAGGTGGCCGCCGAGATGGGCGCCATCGGCTGCCTCATCTACTCCGACCCCAAAGACGACGGCTACGCCCAGGGCGACGTGTACCCCAAGGGCCCTTTCAAGCCCGAAACCGGGGCCCAGCGCGGCTCGGTGCTCGACATGCCCACCTACCCCGGCGACCCGCTCACGCCCGGCTACGGCTCGACCAAAAACGCCAAGCGCCTCGACTACCGCAAGGCCCCCACCATCACCCAGATTCCGGTGCTGCCCATCTCCTACGGCGACGCCTTGCCGCTGCTCACAGCCCTGGCCGGGCCCATGGCGCCGGCCGACTGGCGCGGGGCCCTGCCCATCCCGTACCACCTGGGCCCCGGGCCGGCGCGGGTGCACTTGCAGCTGGCCTTCAACTGGAAAACCGAGCCGGTGTACAACGTCATCGCCACGCTCAAGGGCAGCCAGTACCCGGGCGAGTGGATTATGCGCGGCAACCACCACGACGCCTGGGTGAACGGCGCCAGCGACCCGCTCAGCGGCATGGTGGCCGAATTGGAAGAGGCCAGGGCCCTGGGCGAGCTGGTGAAAACCGGCTGGCGCCCCAAGCGCACCGTCATGTTTTGCGCCTGGGACGGCGAGGAGCCCGGCCTGCTGGGCTCGACGGAGTGGGCCGAAACCAACGCCAAGGACATCCAGCAGCACGTGGTGGCTTATTTGAACACCGACAACAGCGACCGGGGCTTCCTGGGCGTGGCCGGCTCGCACACGCTGGAGAAATTCTTCAACCAGGTGGGGCGCGACGTAATGGACCCCGAAAAGCAGGTGTCCATCATCGAGCGCCGCAAAAGCCTGGATATGGTGAGCGGCACCCCCGAGGCCCAGAAGGATGCCCGCGACCGGCCCGACCTGCGCATTGGGGCCCTGGGCGCGGGCTCCGACTACTCGCCCTACCTCCAGCACCTCGGCATCCCGGCCCTGAACGTGGGCTTCGGCGGCGAAGGCGCGGGCGGCGAGTACCACTCCATCTTCGATTCGTTCGACGACTTCACCCGCTTCAAAGACCCCACCTTCGCCTACGGCGTGGCCCTGGCCCAAACCATGGGCCGCTGCGTGCTGCGCTTGGCCGATGCCGACGTGCTGCCCTTCGAGTTCCAGAACCTGTCGAACACCGTGGCCAAGTACGGCACCGAGGTGAAAGCCCTGGCCGAAACCATGCGCACCGACACCGAGAAGCAAACCAAGCTGCTGGCCGACAAGCGCTACGACCTGGTGGCCAACCCCGACCAGCCCCTGCTGCCGCCCAAGCCCCAGGCCGCCGTGCCCTACCTCAACTTCGCGCCCCTCGACAACGCCCTGGCCAAGCTCGAGCAAAGCGCCCAAGCCTACGCCCAAGCCCGCCGGGGCCCCAACAAGCTGTCGGAAGACCGCAAAAAGGAGCTGGACCAACTGCTCTACCAAGCTGAGCAGCAGCTCCTGAGCGCCGAAGGCCTGCCGCGCCGCCCCTGGTACCGGCACCAGCTCTACGCGCCCGGCTTCTACACCGGCTACGGCGTGAAAACCCTGCCCGGCATCCGCGAAGCCGTGGAAGAGCGCAAGTGGGCCGAGGCCGACGAGCAAATCCGGCGCACCGGCGCCGCCATCGAGCGCTTTGCCACCCAGGTTGACCGCGCCACCGCGGTGGCCGGCCCGGCGCCGGCGCAGTAG